Proteins from a genomic interval of Clostridium sp. M62/1:
- the pstC gene encoding phosphate ABC transporter permease subunit PstC — protein sequence MDTTKGKSMFAKEYFWRDLMTACGLFVIVLTIGIGAFLVYKGSATFLTYGHTLWEFLGSAQWAPADNSDGGGTVGALIFVVGSLCTCGLALLIAAPFSLGSAIFITDISPKFGEKFYRPVVEIFAGIPSVVYGWVGLTVLVPAIKTVFDRQVGHSILAAGIVLAVMIFPTITTVAADALRAVPKECRMAAYGLGSTRWQTIYKIVIPAAAPGIISGIILGLARAFGEALAVAMVIGQTTALPTSIFSTTKTLTTEIAAQMGNAMEGGEMKSALWSMALLLFLISLFFIFLIHRVSAVKPDKDDRKAVLKGGK from the coding sequence ATGGATACGACAAAAGGAAAAAGCATGTTTGCCAAGGAATATTTCTGGCGGGATCTCATGACGGCGTGCGGCTTGTTTGTGATTGTCCTGACTATCGGGATTGGAGCGTTCCTGGTGTACAAAGGTTCAGCCACCTTTCTGACCTACGGACACACGCTCTGGGAATTCCTGGGTTCAGCCCAGTGGGCGCCGGCAGATAACTCCGACGGCGGAGGGACAGTCGGGGCGCTGATTTTTGTAGTAGGTTCTCTGTGTACCTGCGGTCTGGCGCTTCTCATTGCAGCTCCGTTTTCCCTGGGCTCAGCCATTTTTATCACAGACATTTCTCCAAAATTCGGAGAAAAATTTTACCGTCCGGTCGTGGAGATCTTTGCCGGAATCCCATCTGTAGTATACGGCTGGGTAGGTCTTACTGTGCTGGTTCCGGCGATTAAGACGGTGTTTGACCGCCAGGTCGGCCATTCGATTCTGGCCGCCGGCATTGTGCTGGCTGTGATGATTTTTCCCACTATCACGACAGTGGCAGCGGACGCCCTGAGGGCAGTTCCGAAGGAGTGCCGTATGGCGGCATACGGCCTCGGTTCTACCAGATGGCAGACCATCTATAAAATTGTCATTCCGGCAGCTGCGCCGGGAATTATCTCCGGAATTATTCTGGGGCTTGCAAGAGCGTTCGGAGAGGCTCTGGCAGTTGCCATGGTAATCGGCCAGACGACTGCTCTGCCTACCAGCATTTTTTCTACAACGAAAACACTTACGACAGAGATTGCGGCTCAGATGGGAAATGCCATGGAGGGCGGAGAGATGAAATCGGCCCTCTGGTCCATGGCGCTTCTTCTGTTCCTTATCTCCCTGTTTTTCATTTTTCTGATTCACCGGGTATCTGCAGTGAAGCCGGATAAGGACGACAGGAAAGCAGTTCTGAAAGGAGGAAAATAA
- a CDS encoding phosphate ABC transporter substrate-binding protein: MKKILTLMAAGAVAASMTACGSSGTAGTTAAVEAADTTAADTTAAGSTAAEAETEAAEVNEDLTGMITAAGSSALKPLVDDAADMFAEKYPNVAITIDAGGSGEGLKQVSEGTVNIGNSDVPAEDKLEPEQAAELVDHQVCVVTMAPIVNNDVYEAGVTDLTKEQLIGIFTGEIKNWSEVGGPDEDVVLVTRPTSSGTRATFQKYALDGNEEASNAAMETDDSGVLLQNVKDTKGAIGYVALSYLTGDAGVSTVAIDGVEPTLENTYSGDYPVWTYEHMYTKGEPDEVTKAFIDYIMSDEYGEQMESLGYGVSSKMTVTEH; encoded by the coding sequence ATGAAAAAAATTCTTACACTTATGGCAGCAGGCGCTGTGGCAGCCAGTATGACAGCATGCGGAAGCTCAGGCACGGCAGGCACAACAGCAGCAGTGGAAGCAGCAGATACCACGGCAGCAGATACTACAGCAGCAGGAAGCACGGCAGCTGAGGCAGAGACAGAGGCGGCTGAGGTAAACGAGGATCTGACAGGAATGATTACGGCGGCAGGTTCTTCCGCATTAAAGCCTCTTGTAGACGACGCAGCCGACATGTTTGCTGAGAAGTATCCGAACGTAGCTATCACAATTGATGCCGGCGGTTCAGGAGAGGGCTTAAAGCAGGTTTCCGAGGGGACAGTAAACATCGGAAACTCTGATGTTCCGGCAGAGGATAAGCTGGAGCCGGAGCAGGCGGCAGAGCTGGTAGACCATCAGGTGTGCGTTGTGACCATGGCTCCTATCGTAAATAATGACGTATATGAGGCCGGCGTTACAGACCTGACAAAAGAGCAGTTAATCGGAATCTTCACAGGTGAGATTAAGAACTGGAGCGAGGTCGGCGGACCAGATGAGGACGTAGTTCTTGTGACACGGCCTACATCCTCCGGAACAAGAGCAACTTTCCAGAAATACGCTCTGGATGGAAACGAGGAGGCTTCCAACGCAGCTATGGAGACAGATGATTCCGGCGTACTTCTCCAGAATGTAAAAGATACAAAGGGAGCAATCGGATATGTAGCTTTATCCTACCTGACAGGTGATGCAGGAGTTTCCACAGTTGCAATCGACGGTGTTGAGCCTACTTTAGAGAATACATACAGCGGCGACTATCCGGTATGGACTTATGAGCATATGTACACAAAGGGTGAGCCGGACGAGGTGACCAAGGCATTCATCGACTACATCATGTCTGACGAGTACGGCGAGCAGATGGAATCATTAGGCTACGGTGTATCTTCCAAGATGACAGTAACTGAGCACTAA
- a CDS encoding 6-phosphofructokinase yields the protein MKKNVLVGQSGGPTAVINASLYGVITESIRHGDQIGTVYGMENGIEGFLADHVLDLSETLSKEELEILKLTPAAYLGSCRFKLPEDLSSEVYPTLFRKFEALNIGYFFYIGGNDSMDTVSKLSRYAAGINSPIRVIGIPKTIDNDLVMTDHTPGFGSAAKYVASMVREIVLDATVYQQKSVTIVELMGRHAGWLTAASVLARKHENDNPLLIYLPESAFSLEQFSRDLEQAFRKNTNVVVCVSEGLSDASGRFICEYTAEAQVDTFGHKMLTGCGKILENFVRQQFKVKVRSVELNVCQRCSGMIVSAADIAEAAMAGAAGVAEALKGTTGKMIAFVREPGDDYRLSCSTVDVNQVCNQEKTFPKEWITDGGTNIGKEFFDYALPIIKGEPERKMKDGLPVYLYRK from the coding sequence ATGAAGAAAAACGTACTTGTAGGACAGTCCGGCGGCCCCACCGCCGTAATCAATGCAAGCCTTTACGGAGTTATTACAGAAAGTATCAGACACGGGGATCAGATTGGAACCGTTTACGGTATGGAGAATGGAATTGAAGGCTTTTTGGCCGATCATGTCCTGGACCTTTCGGAAACGCTCAGCAAGGAGGAGCTGGAAATTCTGAAGCTGACTCCTGCCGCCTATCTTGGCTCCTGCCGCTTCAAGCTGCCGGAGGATCTGAGCTCTGAGGTCTATCCGACTCTGTTCAGAAAATTTGAGGCCTTAAATATAGGATACTTTTTTTACATCGGCGGAAATGATTCCATGGACACAGTAAGCAAGCTGTCCCGCTATGCTGCCGGAATCAACAGCCCCATCCGGGTAATCGGCATACCGAAAACCATTGACAATGATCTGGTCATGACGGATCACACGCCGGGCTTCGGAAGCGCCGCCAAGTATGTAGCCTCCATGGTCCGGGAGATCGTACTCGACGCTACCGTTTACCAGCAGAAGTCAGTCACCATCGTGGAGCTGATGGGACGCCACGCAGGATGGCTCACTGCTGCCAGCGTACTGGCCAGAAAGCATGAAAACGATAACCCTCTTCTCATCTATCTGCCGGAATCCGCCTTCTCCTTAGAACAGTTTTCCAGGGATCTGGAGCAGGCCTTCAGGAAGAATACAAACGTGGTTGTCTGCGTCTCAGAGGGACTTTCCGACGCCTCCGGCCGCTTTATCTGCGAGTACACCGCCGAGGCCCAGGTAGACACCTTCGGCCACAAGATGCTGACCGGCTGCGGAAAGATTCTTGAAAACTTCGTGCGCCAGCAGTTTAAGGTAAAGGTTCGCTCTGTGGAGCTGAATGTATGCCAGCGCTGCAGCGGCATGATCGTTTCCGCCGCTGACATCGCAGAGGCTGCCATGGCCGGAGCGGCAGGCGTAGCTGAGGCCCTGAAAGGGACTACGGGAAAAATGATTGCCTTTGTAAGAGAACCGGGAGACGATTACCGTCTTTCCTGCTCCACCGTGGATGTGAACCAGGTGTGCAATCAGGAAAAGACCTTCCCGAAAGAATGGATTACCGACGGGGGCACAAACATCGGAAAAGAATTTTTCGACTATGCCCTTCCGATTATCAAAGGCGAGCCTGAGAGAAAAATGAAGGATGGACTGCCCGTCTACCTGTACCGCAAATAA
- a CDS encoding SpoIID/LytB domain-containing protein has translation MSSKKMVYWTGAVAAAVLLLIILIVTLDHNGNYVSRALAGKALALGMTDRETCEAWEDENESNFPSSLKGQWYVKYLDYLIGNGYMELPGDEDGEERQADMEDFAAGAITYGEVAYAAEQVESGLSRALGVSRKKYSDPIPKEEWWLFYETFLKQADPEGTVQTKTIALYGTPANVEGAESWTAYTSEGELQFEGLSLDAYIDHEIEVCIRGTDIIRMERDVSDEVVYKNAWLIPDGEKNRMEVYIGGTVREFPLEDAVEEEAGGVLADVSLKDGKIRKLSLKKDTIEGKVLAVRDNAIEIEGYGNVAITDDFKVYKTYGTVKEARKKDILVGYDIQKFVVEDKRICAALLVKSFDARNIRVLLMDTGFQSIFHDTVTLKCSVPMKVVLGDYEFTVEAGEKFTVFDGDERLRRSDRRFIIEPEDPTKSIDVTTIERGQGTPSYQGTLEISQEKEGLLLLNDLDVEDYLTRVVPSEMPASYEMEALKAQAVCARTYAYRQIKANAYSQYGAHVDDSTNYQVYNNTASSERTDTAVMETYGQMVFYGDNPAETYYFSTSCGHTTDGTIWGADQSAVPYLKGVSLTDGRTVMKELRDNESFEKFIRDKDAETYDSTFPMYRWETKITNRSLEEKITGIGEIQALAVTERETGGIAKKLKVYGSEGETVISGESQIRSTLGSTELVYKKNDGKTLTGWSNLPSAYIAIDETARDEESGLRTFTIWGGGYGHGVGMSQNGAQQMAREGMDYEDILTFFYDGVEIRELS, from the coding sequence ATGAGTTCTAAAAAGATGGTTTACTGGACAGGGGCGGTGGCTGCGGCTGTGCTCCTGCTGATTATTCTGATTGTGACACTGGATCACAATGGAAACTATGTTTCCAGAGCTCTGGCGGGAAAGGCGCTGGCTCTGGGGATGACAGACAGGGAAACCTGTGAAGCCTGGGAGGATGAAAATGAATCAAACTTCCCCTCCTCCCTGAAAGGGCAGTGGTATGTAAAATATCTGGACTATCTGATAGGAAACGGGTATATGGAGCTTCCCGGGGATGAAGACGGGGAGGAAAGACAGGCAGATATGGAGGACTTCGCCGCAGGCGCGATTACCTACGGGGAAGTCGCCTATGCGGCAGAGCAGGTGGAGTCCGGTCTTTCCAGGGCTCTAGGCGTGTCCAGAAAGAAATACAGCGATCCCATTCCCAAGGAGGAGTGGTGGCTGTTTTATGAAACCTTTCTGAAGCAGGCAGACCCGGAAGGGACAGTTCAGACAAAAACGATTGCCCTCTATGGAACTCCGGCCAATGTGGAGGGGGCTGAGAGCTGGACGGCCTACACAAGTGAGGGGGAGCTTCAGTTCGAGGGGCTTTCCCTGGATGCCTACATAGACCACGAGATTGAAGTGTGCATCCGGGGGACGGATATCATACGCATGGAGCGGGATGTTTCGGACGAGGTTGTCTACAAAAATGCCTGGCTGATCCCTGACGGGGAGAAAAACAGGATGGAGGTTTATATAGGAGGGACAGTAAGAGAATTTCCTCTGGAGGACGCGGTAGAGGAAGAGGCAGGAGGCGTGCTGGCCGATGTGTCCTTAAAGGACGGAAAGATAAGGAAGCTGTCTTTAAAAAAGGACACCATAGAGGGAAAGGTGCTTGCCGTCCGGGACAATGCCATCGAAATCGAGGGCTATGGAAATGTGGCAATTACTGATGACTTTAAGGTTTACAAGACCTACGGCACAGTAAAAGAGGCCAGAAAAAAGGATATTCTGGTAGGATATGACATTCAGAAATTTGTGGTGGAGGATAAGCGTATCTGCGCCGCCCTTCTGGTGAAAAGCTTTGACGCGAGAAATATCAGGGTACTTCTGATGGACACAGGCTTTCAGTCTATTTTCCACGACACAGTTACCCTGAAGTGTTCTGTCCCCATGAAGGTTGTGCTGGGAGACTATGAGTTCACCGTGGAGGCAGGGGAGAAGTTTACAGTCTTTGACGGAGATGAGAGGCTCAGAAGATCCGACAGGCGGTTTATCATCGAACCGGAGGATCCCACAAAGTCTATCGATGTGACTACCATCGAGAGGGGGCAGGGAACGCCGTCCTACCAGGGAACGCTGGAAATCAGCCAGGAGAAGGAAGGGCTTCTGCTTTTAAATGATCTGGACGTGGAGGACTACCTGACCAGAGTGGTTCCAAGTGAGATGCCAGCCTCCTATGAGATGGAGGCCCTGAAGGCTCAGGCCGTCTGCGCCAGAACCTACGCCTACCGGCAGATCAAGGCCAATGCCTACAGCCAGTATGGCGCTCATGTGGATGACAGCACCAACTATCAGGTTTACAACAACACGGCCTCCAGCGAGCGCACAGACACCGCTGTGATGGAGACCTACGGCCAGATGGTATTCTACGGGGATAATCCTGCGGAAACCTATTATTTTTCCACCTCCTGCGGCCATACAACCGACGGAACTATCTGGGGAGCAGATCAGAGCGCAGTTCCCTATCTGAAGGGAGTGTCCCTGACCGATGGCAGAACTGTGATGAAGGAACTGAGAGATAATGAGTCCTTTGAGAAATTTATCCGCGACAAGGACGCAGAGACCTATGACTCCACCTTCCCCATGTACCGCTGGGAGACGAAGATTACAAACCGCAGCCTGGAAGAAAAGATTACGGGAATCGGAGAGATCCAGGCTCTGGCTGTGACAGAGCGGGAAACCGGCGGAATTGCGAAGAAGCTGAAGGTATACGGAAGCGAGGGAGAGACTGTCATAAGCGGGGAAAGCCAGATTCGGAGCACTCTCGGAAGCACGGAGCTTGTATACAAGAAAAATGACGGAAAAACCCTGACGGGATGGAGCAATCTTCCAAGCGCCTATATCGCCATTGACGAGACCGCCAGAGACGAGGAGAGCGGACTGCGCACCTTCACCATCTGGGGCGGCGGCTACGGCCACGGCGTCGGAATGAGCCAGAACGGCGCCCAGCAGATGGCCAGAGAGGGGATGGATTACGAGGACATTCTGACCTTCTTCTACGACGGCGTGGAGATAAGAGAACTGTCCTGA
- a CDS encoding recombinase family protein → MNNRIDAIYARQSVDKKDSISIESQIEFCKYELKGGNCKEYTDKGYSGKNTDRPKFQELVRDIKRGLIAKVVVYKLDRISRSILDFANMMELFQQYNVEFVSSTEKFDTSTPMGRAMLNICIVFAQLERETIQKRVTDAYYSRSQRGFKMGGKAPYGFHTEPIKMDGINTKKLVVNPDEAANIRLMFEMYAQPTTSYGDITRYFAEQGILFNGKELIRPTLAQMLRNPVYVQADLDVYEFFKSQGTVIVNDAADFTGMNGCYLYQGRDVKPSKKNDLKDQMLVLAPHEGIVPSDIWLTCRKKLMNNMKIQSARKATHTWLAGKIKCGNCGYALMSINNPVGKQYLRCTKRLDNKSCAGCGKIITSELEAVVYQQMVKKLASYKTLTGRKKAAKANPKIAALQVELAHVDSEIEKLVDSLTGANNVLLSYVNVKIAELDGRKQELLARIAELTVEAISPEQVSQISGYLDTWENVSFDDKRRVVDLMITTIAATSDSLNITWKI, encoded by the coding sequence ATGAACAATCGAATAGACGCAATCTATGCAAGACAATCGGTAGACAAAAAGGACAGCATTTCCATTGAAAGCCAGATTGAATTTTGCAAATACGAGTTGAAAGGCGGTAACTGCAAGGAATACACAGACAAAGGGTACAGCGGCAAGAACACAGACCGTCCGAAGTTTCAAGAACTGGTGCGGGACATCAAGCGGGGTTTAATTGCAAAAGTCGTGGTTTACAAGCTCGACCGTATCAGCCGTTCCATTCTGGACTTTGCCAATATGATGGAGCTGTTCCAACAGTACAATGTGGAGTTTGTGTCCTCTACGGAAAAGTTTGATACCTCCACCCCGATGGGGCGGGCGATGTTAAATATCTGTATCGTGTTCGCCCAGCTTGAGAGGGAAACCATACAGAAACGGGTAACGGACGCTTACTATTCCCGCAGCCAGCGAGGTTTCAAGATGGGTGGGAAAGCCCCTTACGGCTTCCATACAGAGCCGATTAAGATGGACGGTATCAACACAAAAAAGCTGGTGGTAAATCCAGATGAAGCGGCAAATATCCGGCTGATGTTTGAGATGTACGCCCAGCCCACAACCTCCTACGGGGACATTACCCGGTACTTTGCCGAACAGGGGATTTTATTCAACGGCAAAGAGCTGATACGCCCCACGTTGGCGCAGATGTTACGCAATCCTGTCTATGTGCAGGCAGACCTTGATGTGTACGAGTTTTTCAAAAGTCAAGGGACAGTCATTGTCAATGACGCCGCCGATTTTACTGGCATGAACGGATGCTATCTGTATCAAGGGCGAGATGTGAAGCCCAGCAAAAAGAACGACTTGAAAGACCAAATGCTGGTGCTGGCTCCCCATGAGGGCATTGTCCCCTCCGACATCTGGCTGACCTGCCGCAAGAAGCTGATGAACAACATGAAAATCCAGTCTGCCCGGAAAGCCACCCATACATGGCTGGCGGGAAAAATCAAATGCGGGAATTGCGGGTATGCCCTTATGAGCATTAACAATCCTGTGGGAAAGCAATATCTCCGCTGCACAAAACGGCTGGACAATAAAAGCTGTGCCGGGTGCGGGAAAATCATTACTTCGGAACTGGAAGCAGTTGTTTATCAGCAGATGGTAAAGAAACTGGCAAGCTACAAGACGCTGACAGGCAGAAAGAAAGCGGCAAAGGCAAATCCGAAAATTGCCGCCCTGCAAGTGGAGCTTGCCCATGTGGACAGCGAGATTGAAAAGCTGGTGGACAGTCTGACGGGTGCAAACAATGTCCTGCTCTCCTATGTGAATGTGAAGATAGCAGAACTGGACGGGCGCAAGCAGGAACTTCTGGCGAGGATAGCGGAACTGACGGTGGAAGCCATTAGCCCGGAACAGGTCAGCCAGATTTCCGGCTACCTCGACACTTGGGAGAATGTATCCTTTGATGACAAGCGGCGGGTGGTGGATTTGATGATTACCACCATAGCTGCCACAAGCGACAGCTTGAATATCACATGGAAAATCTGA
- the mobV gene encoding MobV family relaxase, which produces MAQHAILRFEKHKGNPARPLEAHHERQKEQYASNPDIDTSRSKYNFHIVKPEGRYYHFIKSRIEQAGCRTRRDSTRFVDTLITASPEFFKKKSPKEIQAFFQRAADFLIGRVGKENIVSAVVHMDEKTPHLHLVFVPLTEDNRLCAKEIIGNRANLTKWQDDFHAYMVEKYPDLERGESASKTGRKHIPTRLFKQAVNLSKQARAIEATLDGITPFNAGKKKEEALSLLKKWFPQMENFSGQLKKYKVTINDLLAENEQLEARAKASEKGKMKDTMERAKLESELKDIQRLVDRIPPEVLAELKRQQRHTRER; this is translated from the coding sequence ATGGCACAACACGCAATTTTGCGATTTGAAAAACACAAGGGCAATCCGGCAAGACCGCTGGAAGCCCATCACGAACGGCAAAAGGAACAGTACGCCAGCAATCCCGACATTGACACCAGCCGGAGCAAGTACAACTTCCACATCGTTAAGCCAGAGGGCAGGTACTACCACTTCATTAAAAGCCGCATTGAACAGGCTGGCTGCCGCACCCGCAGGGACAGCACCCGGTTTGTGGATACGCTGATTACCGCCAGCCCGGAATTTTTTAAGAAGAAGTCCCCAAAGGAGATACAGGCGTTTTTCCAGCGGGCAGCGGACTTCTTAATCGGACGGGTAGGAAAAGAAAATATCGTGTCGGCGGTAGTACACATGGACGAGAAAACGCCCCACCTGCATTTGGTCTTTGTCCCTCTGACAGAGGACAACCGCCTGTGTGCAAAGGAGATTATAGGGAACAGAGCCAACCTCACAAAATGGCAGGACGATTTTCACGCCTATATGGTGGAGAAATATCCCGACTTGGAGCGTGGGGAAAGTGCCAGCAAGACAGGCAGGAAGCATATCCCCACCCGTCTGTTCAAGCAGGCGGTCAATCTCTCAAAACAGGCAAGAGCCATTGAAGCCACGCTGGACGGTATTACCCCGTTCAATGCCGGAAAGAAGAAAGAGGAAGCCCTCTCCCTGCTGAAAAAGTGGTTTCCTCAGATGGAGAACTTCTCCGGTCAGCTCAAAAAATACAAGGTCACAATAAACGACCTTTTGGCAGAAAATGAACAGTTGGAAGCCAGAGCCAAAGCCAGCGAAAAAGGCAAGATGAAAGATACGATGGAACGGGCAAAGCTGGAAAGCGAGCTGAAAGACATTCAGCGGCTGGTAGACCGTATCCCGCCGGAAGTGCTGGCAGAGCTGAAACGGCAACAGCGGCACACAAGGGAACGGTGA
- a CDS encoding replication initiator protein A, whose amino-acid sequence MTNTIYIHQPEKAVSFTRLPNFLFEAPTFTPLSNEAKVLYAFILRRTDLSRKNGWADEYGRIYLYYPINEVVELLLCGRQKAVNTLRELQYAGLVEIQKQGCGKPNRIYPKSYEAVPNTDFKKSGYGTPED is encoded by the coding sequence ATGACAAACACCATTTATATCCATCAGCCGGAAAAGGCGGTCAGCTTTACCCGGCTTCCTAATTTCCTTTTTGAAGCCCCCACATTCACACCCCTGTCCAACGAAGCAAAGGTACTGTATGCCTTTATCCTGCGCCGAACAGACCTGTCCCGGAAAAACGGCTGGGCGGACGAATACGGGCGCATTTACCTCTACTATCCCATCAACGAGGTGGTAGAGCTACTCCTCTGCGGACGGCAGAAAGCGGTCAACACCCTGCGGGAGCTGCAATACGCCGGACTGGTGGAAATCCAGAAGCAGGGCTGTGGAAAACCCAACCGTATTTACCCAAAATCCTACGAAGCGGTTCCAAACACCGACTTCAAGAAATCCGGTTATGGAACGCCAGAGGACTGA
- a CDS encoding cysteine-rich VLP domain-containing protein: MRENPYKRLPPIERKPDGSLYRMTPAQRKQANALIRRECCCYEDGNCMLLDDGDTHTCPQTISFSVCCKWFRWSVLPQIGTLEAEIFRDKELKRCAVCGRVFVPKSNRAKYCPDCAARVHRRQKTESERKRRSCVDS, from the coding sequence ATGAGAGAGAACCCATATAAACGACTGCCGCCCATAGAGCGCAAGCCGGACGGTTCCCTTTACCGCATGACACCGGCACAGAGGAAACAGGCAAACGCCCTGATCCGCCGGGAGTGCTGCTGTTATGAGGACGGGAACTGTATGCTCCTTGACGATGGGGACACCCACACCTGCCCCCAGACCATTTCTTTCTCGGTCTGCTGTAAGTGGTTCCGCTGGTCGGTCTTGCCGCAAATCGGGACGCTGGAAGCGGAGATTTTCCGGGATAAGGAGCTAAAACGCTGTGCGGTCTGCGGCAGAGTGTTCGTCCCCAAGTCCAACCGGGCGAAATACTGTCCCGACTGTGCCGCCAGAGTTCACAGGCGGCAGAAAACAGAAAGTGAACGGAAAAGGAGGTCTTGTGTGGACAGTTAG
- a CDS encoding helix-turn-helix domain-containing protein — MELSIQERLKDLRVERGLTLEQLAEQTHLSKSALGSYEGDNFKDISHYALIELAKFYEVTVDYLLGRSQTKNHPNADLADLRLSDDMIELLKSGLVDNSLLCELAVHPDFPRLMADLEIYVNGVAGKQVQSANAIVDAVSATIMKQHNPGLTDPQLRQLIAAHIDDDSFCRYVIQQDINKIALDLREAHKDDFFSVPEDNPLKDFLQTADEVASEDGDPEQASLAFICKRLKLNLKKLSEEEKKWLKKIAQKSDLLKNPTPQRGKK; from the coding sequence ATGGAACTATCCATACAAGAACGATTGAAAGACCTGCGTGTGGAGCGTGGGCTGACGCTGGAACAGCTTGCAGAGCAAACACATCTCTCCAAGTCGGCGCTGGGCAGTTATGAGGGGGATAATTTCAAGGACATCAGCCATTATGCCCTTATTGAGTTAGCAAAGTTTTATGAAGTGACTGTTGATTATCTGCTGGGGCGTTCTCAAACAAAAAATCACCCAAACGCCGATCTTGCAGACCTGCGTTTGAGTGATGATATGATTGAACTCTTGAAAAGTGGGCTGGTGGATAATTCACTCTTGTGCGAGCTGGCAGTACACCCGGATTTTCCCCGGCTGATGGCTGACCTTGAAATCTATGTGAACGGCGTGGCGGGAAAACAGGTACAGAGTGCAAACGCCATTGTGGACGCTGTAAGCGCAACCATTATGAAGCAGCACAATCCCGGCTTGACCGACCCGCAGTTAAGACAGCTTATCGCCGCCCATATTGATGATGATAGTTTTTGCCGCTATGTGATACAGCAGGACATAAACAAGATAGCTCTTGACCTGCGGGAAGCGCATAAGGACGATTTTTTCAGCGTCCCGGAGGATAACCCGCTGAAAGATTTTTTACAGACCGCAGACGAAGTCGCCAGCGAGGACGGCGACCCGGAACAAGCGTCTTTGGCGTTTATCTGTAAGCGGCTTAAATTGAATTTGAAGAAGCTGTCCGAGGAAGAAAAGAAGTGGCTGAAAAAGATTGCACAGAAGTCGGACTTGCTGAAAAATCCAACCCCACAGCGGGGGAAGAAATAA